One region of Dysidea avara chromosome 1, odDysAvar1.4, whole genome shotgun sequence genomic DNA includes:
- the LOC136248925 gene encoding multiple epidermal growth factor-like domains protein 11 — protein sequence MLLLILTWVVSHFRGGIIMIRPRQGGVEREVLGYLTCGLLVFAALQYSEAQHTNSASCSVSGPTCYSKQVYYNIRKYTAYNQIRYTYSSRCGWWGRCRYTAYYRGSYTAYSQGAAYRQISSCCSGYSGSPGSCTPICSGGNACQNGGVCVRPNTCCCAKTGYSGPVCNIGMQFSCL from the exons ATGCTGCTGCTGATACTTACTTGGGTAGTAAGTCATTTTCGTGGAGGAATTATTATGATCCGACCAAGGCAAGGAGGTGTAGAAAGAGAA GTGTTGGGTTACTTGACATGTGGACTACTGGTGTTTGCTGCTCTGCAGTATTCTGAGGCTCAGCACACTAACAGTGCCTCATGCTCTGTCTCTGGACC GACATGTTATTCAAAGCAAGTCTATTACAACATTCGGAAATACACTGCTTATAACCAAATCAGATATACATATTCCAGCAGATGTGGATGGTGGGGAAGATGTCGTTATACAGC GTACTATCGAGGAAGTTATACCGCTTATTCCCAAGGAGCAGCCTACAGACAAATAAGCTCATGCTGCTCAGGATATTCAGGGTCCCCTGGAAGTTGCACTC CTATATGCAGTGGTGGCAATGCTTGTCAAAATGGAGGAGTTTGTGTTCGACCCAATACATGTTGCTGTGCTAAAACTGGCTATTCTGGACCAGTGTGCAATATTGGTATGCAATTttcttgcttgtag